One genomic segment of Panicum virgatum strain AP13 chromosome 2N, P.virgatum_v5, whole genome shotgun sequence includes these proteins:
- the LOC120658242 gene encoding auxin-responsive protein SAUR36-like, protein MVSAKRLVQMAKKWQRMAALARKRITSPAKETEGSSCSTALVAGKGHCVVYSADGRRFEVPLVYLGTAIFGELLSLSQEEFGFAGDDGRITLPCDAAMMEYVMCLLGRDASEEVLRAFLSFMARPCHCGHGLAQSTGVSQQVAVSSF, encoded by the coding sequence ATGGTCAGTGCCAAGAGACTTGTTCAAATGGCCAAGAAGTGGCAGAGAATGGCAGCCCTCGCGAGGAAAAGGATCACGTCGCCGGCGAAAGAAACCGAAGGGTCGTCGTGCAGCACGGCGTTGGTGGCCGGCAAGGGCCACTGCGTGGTGTACTCGGCCGACGGCAGGCGGTTCGAGGTTCCGCTGGTGTACCTCGGCACAGCGATCTTCGGCGAGCTCCTGAGCCTGTCGCAGGAGGAGTTCGGATTCGCCGGCGATGACGGCAGGATCACACTTCCCTGCGACGCTGCCATGATGGAGTACGTGATGTGTCTGCTCGGAAGAGACGCATCAGAAGAGGTACTGAGGGCGTTCTTGAGCTTTATGGCGAGGCCTTGCCACTGCGGACATGGCTTGGCGCAATCCACGGGTGTTAGCCAGCAAGTTGCTGTCTCTAGCTTCTGA